TTTTCGGCCACTTTGTCCGAGTTGCGTCGCGATGTTGCATTTATTGAGCGCTTGCGGGATACCGAAGGAGACGGTAAATGAGCATCAAACAAGAGAGCATGTCTGCCCAGGAGCGGGCTGTGCGTATTGAATTGTTGCGAGTGCGCGCCTCCCTGGAGCGCCAGACTTTATCGTCCCAGGTCCATTCGCTGGGGCAGGACTTAAGCCCTGGCAATTTGTGGAACAGTGTCAAACCTTCTGGTCTGAGCATGGGCGGCGTGGTTAGTAATGCGTTGTCTTTGTCGCGTCGTTATCCGTTTTTGCTCTCCGGTGCATCGGCATTGCTGAGCAGTTTGGGTGGGCGCTGGATGCGGATTGGCGCTCTGGCCCTGGGAGCGTGGAAGTTGTACGACTCGTCCAAATCCGCGCGTGAAAAAGCCCGCAATGTTCTGGTTCCCGTGCGACGCAGTCCCCGCGTGGACGAGTAAGTGGCGCGTATTTTGAAAAACCGGCTCCGGCCGGTTTTTTTTGCGTCTGATCCTGGCTTTGCATTCTGCCCGACTGGTTTTTGAGGGCAGCAGGGCTTATGCTCCCGATAATCAATAATTCCAATTGAACTAGACCCACCCCAGGAGACATCGCCCGTCATGCAGGTGCCATTACTGAATGCGTTAAGAACTTTTACGGTATCGGCGCAAAGGCTGAACTTTACCAAGGCAGCCGAGGATTTGCTGGTCTCCCCCTCAGCGGTCAGCCATCAGATCAAAGTGCTGGAGGAGTATCTGGGCTGCAAACTGTTTTTGCGCAAAAACCGTTCCCTGGAGCTGACGGATCAAGGGCAGTTTCTGTTTGATCGTTTGCAGCGGCCTTTTTACGAGATCAATCAGGCCTTGCGCGAATTGCGTATGCCACACGGCAAAAGCCGCATCAATCTGTCCTTGCGCCCCTTTGTGTCCAGCATGTGGTTTACCAGGCAGCTGTGTGACTTCTGGTTGAAGCACCCGGATATTGAAATTAATTTACTGCATAGCTTGCAGGCGCCGGATTTCTTCAGAGACAACATCAATTTTGCGATTGTCTGGGGCAAGCAGGGGGACTGGCCGCACTTACAGACTTTGCGCATCATCCCCGGTAATTTGACGCCCGTGTGTGCGCCATCGTATTTGCAGGCGCATGGCCAGATTAGGTCTTCGGCAGATCTCAACCAGCATGTGCTGATTCACGAAGAGAATCAACTCTGTTGGGAGCAGTGGTTACGCAAGGCGGCTGGTCAGGAACTGACGGCTAAAAAGAGCTTTCATATCGATGACACGAATGTACGCCTGAATGCGGTTCTGAACGGTCAAGGGGTGATGCTGGGTTGTCCGGCTCTGTTGCAGCCACTGATCGAGAAAAAGGAACTGGTTCAGCTGTTCGATGTTTGTCTGGATGAATACGCGTATTTCCTGGCTTATCCCAAAGAGGCGAATCATAGTCGGCAGGAGCAGGAGTTTGTGGATTGGGTGGCGTCCATTGCAATCCGCTAGGCGGTAGGGTCGGAGCGTTTCCCCGGCTGGCGTTCAGTGATGGGACTTTCTCAGTTTTACTGGGGTTGCCACTGCCACTGCCACTGCCACTGCCACTGCCACTGCCACTGCCACTGCCACTGCCACTGCCACTATCCCTTTGTCCCTAGTCTCTAAGGTAATGCTTGAGGCTTGGGAGGCCGTTCTTGCAACGCATCGGGCTTGTGAGCCCTTTATTGCGCGCTATTTTGCTCACCTCAGGCATGGAGCGGACTTGTCAGCGGCCGTTCCGCAGACCTTGAATCGGGGTTGAGGCCGGACTGGTCGTTCTCAATCCGCAACGATTGCAGCCTTCCGTTTCTCCTTCCTTCGTTTCAACAACAAAAAAAACTCATCGTTCCGTCAAATTTACTCAATTTTCAAGCGCCACTCCCTGTCGCATCATGGGCCTGACCAAATAAAAGCCATTCATGGTGCTCATGCAAACCAGAGGAGATATCGAGATGAATCATGCTGTGCGCTCGCCGATTGCGATTGAAGAATTTGACCGCAGCTATTTTCAGCAGGAAACCGACGAGGTTTTTGCCTTGCCTCCCGAGTGTTTTACCTCGGAAGCGTTTTTTCAGTTTGAACTGAATGCTGTGTGGAAGAAGCAGTGGTTCTGTGTGGGCCGTGCAACCGACATCCCCAATGCCGGTGACTTCTTCACCTTTGATGTAGGCAATGATGCCTTGTTCGCCATTCGCACGCGTGAAGGCGGTATCAATGTCCTGTCCAACGTCTGTCGCCACCGCAATATGCTGTTGCTGGAAGGGGCGGGGAATGTACGTCGCATCAGTTGCCCCCTGCATGCCTGGGTGTACAACATGGAAGGTGAACTGGTTTCGGCTCCCGGCCTGACGGATACTGACGCCAGTTTCGACCCCAAGAGTGTCTGTCTGCCCAAGATCCGCACCGACGTCTGGGAAGGCTTCATCTTCATCAACTATGACGCCACCGCGCCCGCTTTGCATACCCGTCTGGGTAATCTGGGCAAGCAGTTGGCCAACTACCGCATGGCCGAACTGAAGTCCTCGGAACCCTTGAAGATGGAGAGCTTCGACTGGAACTGGAAGATCTTCAATGACGAGTGCTATCACTGCAGCTTTTTGCACGCCTCGTCCTGGGGGGGCATGTATGAAACCAATCCGGACCGGGTGGATGAAACCGCTGTCTTTAATGATGTGCCCAATGGCATTGTGTCCTACAACCTCATCTCCACACATAGAGATGCTGCACCCACCCATACCGGCTCCATTTTGCAGCCGCCCATGGATGGCTTGACCGACCAGGAACGTACCCAGCTTTCCTACGTGACGGTGGCCCCCAACCTGTTGCTGGTGGCCATGCCCGACAAGGTCAAGTATTTCATGTGGTTGCCCAAAAGTGCCCAGCAGTCCACCTATGGTGTGTCCTGGATGTACCCGCAAGCCACGCTGGAGCGTGAGGACCACAAAGAGAAGTTCGATCAGGAACACGACGATCTGTACCCCGTCATGATCGAGGATCTGTTTGCCTGGCGTCGTTCGCATCAAGGCATGCAGTCCAACTTTGCGTCCCGTGGCCGTTTGACCAACGAAGAGCTGGTCATCAAGCGTTTGCAGAACTGGCTGATCGATCTGTACCGCGCCGAAGAGCGTCGTGCGGACGAACAAAGCCGGGTGTTGCCGATCAGAGCGATCGCCTAAGGGAGCAGGAGCCGCATCATGCAGCAAACTTTGCAAACACGCGTGCTGAAGAAAACCAGGCTCTCGGACCGTGTCGTCGGTCTGACCCTGGGTTTGCAAAACGGGGCCGAGTTTCCCGCCTGGGAGCCGGGGGCCCATATTGAGTTGGAGCTGGCGGTCTCGCAGAGCGAGCCGCTATACCGTCAGTATTCCCTGTGTGGCCAGCAGGCCAACACCCGTGAATGGCAGATTGCCGTTCTGAAAGAGGACGCGGGGCGAGGGGGCTCGGCCTACATCCATGAAGTGTTGCAAGAAGGGGATGCGCTGGCTGTCAGTCTGCCGAAAAACCACTTCCCCTTTGCTGCCAACAAGAAGTGCTTTTTTATTGCCGGTGGCATAGGCATCACGCCTATTGTGCCCATGGTTCAGTCGGCTGCAGCCGCTGGCCTGGACTGGCATCTGTTGTATCTGGCCAGAAACGCAGCAGATTTTATTTTTCTGCAAGAACTGCAGCAGGTGGACGGCCAGCGCATCACCACGCATGCCTCCAATCAGGACGGCCTGTTTGATCTGCAAGGAGCATTGAAAGCGCTGGATGCACAAACCGTCGTCTATTCCTGCGGTCCGCAGCCGTTGCTGACGGCCTTGGAAAACTATCAACAGGAACAGGCCGACAGTGGCTGGCAACTGGTGCTGGAGCGTTTCTCGGTAGAGACCGATCCAGCCATGCTGCAGGGCAAGAGCTTTACCGTGACGTTGCAAAAATCGGGCAAACGCATTGCGGTAGCCGGGGATGAAACGATTCTGGCGGCCTTGAAACGGGAAGGCATACGGGTCAAGTGCTCATGCCAGAACGGAACTTGCGGGACTTGTGAAACTGGGGTGATTTCCGGTCTGCCGGAGCATCGTGATTTTGTGCTGTCTGAGCAGGAACGCCAGCTCAATGAAACCATGATGATTTGTGTTTCGCGTGCCGTGTCGGCTGAATTGGTATTGGATCTATAACAATAAACAGGAGAAACACCATGAAGAAAGTGGTGGTTACAGGCGGTTCGGGCCGTGTGGGCTCGTACGTCGTACAGCAATTGATGCAGACCATGGATGTGGTCGTGGCGGACTTAAAGCCCAGCCAGCATCAGGTGTCCTTTGTGCAAACCGATGTGATGGATCTGGACGCGGTTCGTGCCGCGACCAAGGATGCGGACGCGGTTATTCACTTGGCCGCTATCGATTTTGACTGGAAAGCGCCCGAGGAGCAGTACATCAATGTGAATGTACGAGGCACTTGGCATGTACTACAAGCTTGTCGGGAAAATGGCGTAAAAAAAGTGGTGCTGTGTTCCAGCATTTCCGCCTGCGGCCTGTCGGAAATGCGGGCGGACTGGAAGCCCCAGTATCTGCCCGTGGATGAAGCTCACGACAACAAACCTTATCAGGCTTACAGCGTCAGCAAAATCATGATGGAGCAGATGGCCAAGAGTTTCAGCGAGGCCACGGATATGGAGATTATCTGCCTGCGTCCGCTGGCCGTGGTGTTGCCCGAAACCATTCACGAATATATCCAGTTTGTGGACAGCCCCGACCGTAACTGGCTGTTTTATTACATCTGGGCAGCGGACTTGGCACGCGCCTTTGAGGCGGCCGTGAATCTGCAAGGTCTGCGCTACGGCGTGTTTTTCATCAGCGCAGACGATAGTTCCCACCCCCTGGCAACGACAGACTGGTATCAGCAGATTATTGGTCCTGTGCCTGAAATCAAGAACCCGCGCTGGTATCAGAACAATCCTCGTGCTTCTATTTTCAGCAGCCAGGCCGCCAAGGAAATTCTGGGATGGCAGCCAAGTACGGATTTCCAGCACCTGCGTGAGCAATACGCGGTGGAAAAAGACCTGGCCTGAGGGGCCCAGGTACCCATGATGAATAATTTGAACACGGAGACTTGAGCATGACGGGTATTAAAACCGGTACGCTGGATTGGACAGGCGACAACCCTTTTATTTATTTAAAGACCGACCCTGAGCAGGATTGGTCGTCCTTGTCCCTGTATTTTCGCATTGCCAGCTCGGCTTATGGCAGCGGCCAGGCCATTCTGGTTCTGGACAAGCCCTACGAGGACGGACAGGACAATGACGCGCGTTTGCTGATCACGGACAACCAGCCCTTGGCCCACTATCTGGTGCAGGATTTTGTGCGCCATTTCGGCCTGTTTCGCAAGGCGGTGGCGCTGGACAGGTTGCAGGTGTTTGATGACGGCGTTTTTCAGACGGTGAACCGTTTCCCGGAACTGGTCAGCGAGTCTGTGACCTCCGCCCGTGCTGGTCTGACGGTGGAGTTGCAATGGCATCAAATGACGCAACCAGCTATTTGCGTGGATCTGCCGCAAAGCCAGACCCAAACCCAGAAGCACGAAATGATGTGTGTGTTTCACCCGGCGCAGCAAGCCAAGGTGCTGATCAATGGCACGGCCTTGCCGGGCAACACCATCGAGCGTGACTTTAACGGCTCGCGTGCGCAGTCCGCCAGTCTGGCGAACAGCGAGACCTGGGTGCGTGTGGCATAAGGA
This genomic interval from Alcaligenes ammonioxydans contains the following:
- a CDS encoding PDR/VanB family oxidoreductase, with product MQQTLQTRVLKKTRLSDRVVGLTLGLQNGAEFPAWEPGAHIELELAVSQSEPLYRQYSLCGQQANTREWQIAVLKEDAGRGGSAYIHEVLQEGDALAVSLPKNHFPFAANKKCFFIAGGIGITPIVPMVQSAAAAGLDWHLLYLARNAADFIFLQELQQVDGQRITTHASNQDGLFDLQGALKALDAQTVVYSCGPQPLLTALENYQQEQADSGWQLVLERFSVETDPAMLQGKSFTVTLQKSGKRIAVAGDETILAALKREGIRVKCSCQNGTCGTCETGVISGLPEHRDFVLSEQERQLNETMMICVSRAVSAELVLDL
- a CDS encoding aromatic ring-hydroxylating oxygenase subunit alpha; its protein translation is MNHAVRSPIAIEEFDRSYFQQETDEVFALPPECFTSEAFFQFELNAVWKKQWFCVGRATDIPNAGDFFTFDVGNDALFAIRTREGGINVLSNVCRHRNMLLLEGAGNVRRISCPLHAWVYNMEGELVSAPGLTDTDASFDPKSVCLPKIRTDVWEGFIFINYDATAPALHTRLGNLGKQLANYRMAELKSSEPLKMESFDWNWKIFNDECYHCSFLHASSWGGMYETNPDRVDETAVFNDVPNGIVSYNLISTHRDAAPTHTGSILQPPMDGLTDQERTQLSYVTVAPNLLLVAMPDKVKYFMWLPKSAQQSTYGVSWMYPQATLEREDHKEKFDQEHDDLYPVMIEDLFAWRRSHQGMQSNFASRGRLTNEELVIKRLQNWLIDLYRAEERRADEQSRVLPIRAIA
- a CDS encoding LysR substrate-binding domain-containing protein, encoding MQVPLLNALRTFTVSAQRLNFTKAAEDLLVSPSAVSHQIKVLEEYLGCKLFLRKNRSLELTDQGQFLFDRLQRPFYEINQALRELRMPHGKSRINLSLRPFVSSMWFTRQLCDFWLKHPDIEINLLHSLQAPDFFRDNINFAIVWGKQGDWPHLQTLRIIPGNLTPVCAPSYLQAHGQIRSSADLNQHVLIHEENQLCWEQWLRKAAGQELTAKKSFHIDDTNVRLNAVLNGQGVMLGCPALLQPLIEKKELVQLFDVCLDEYAYFLAYPKEANHSRQEQEFVDWVASIAIR
- a CDS encoding NAD-dependent epimerase/dehydratase family protein, encoding MKKVVVTGGSGRVGSYVVQQLMQTMDVVVADLKPSQHQVSFVQTDVMDLDAVRAATKDADAVIHLAAIDFDWKAPEEQYINVNVRGTWHVLQACRENGVKKVVLCSSISACGLSEMRADWKPQYLPVDEAHDNKPYQAYSVSKIMMEQMAKSFSEATDMEIICLRPLAVVLPETIHEYIQFVDSPDRNWLFYYIWAADLARAFEAAVNLQGLRYGVFFISADDSSHPLATTDWYQQIIGPVPEIKNPRWYQNNPRASIFSSQAAKEILGWQPSTDFQHLREQYAVEKDLA